GATTTCATCCTTATGAAGAAAAATGTGTAAGTGCCTGGAGGCTAACGATATTAGGaatgcaatttaaaattataattgggAGCTccaaaaataaattcagattaaaacttaaaagaaaatgctgggaaaacatttttttattggATATAAGTTCTAATGTGATCAAGAAGAATTCATGGAAAATGGATGTCTCATATTAACATAGCAGGTGGATGTTCGTCCAAGCCTCTTGAGTGGTGTTTAAAATCACTTGTACAAGTTAGCATGTGATTTAAGTATCACTGGACCCACCCTCCTAGAATAAACTGAATTAGACACatcattgcttttcttttgtttgtttgttaagagAAAATAGGATGAAAAGATAGATCATGAATTAGTGGCGTTTGTTGTAGAGCCTCTTCATGGTGAGGCAGATACAGTAATTTTGGAAATATGTAATATGCAAAGTGTGTGGGCCTGGGTGAGATCAGAGGCCAGGCTGGCTCAAGGTGAATCCTGTACTGAGTCCCCAGTAGGGTCACGCAGTCCAATCGGGacaatttccttttcttaataAAACAGTGGCTTGATAAAGCTAACAGAAACTTGAAGATTTCAAGATCTAATACACTGAACTTTCGGAATAAAATCACAGTGTACTAATTTCATGCAGGAATGGACAGACCACAAGTTACGCTGGAATCCTGATGATTATGGTGGGATCCATTCCATTAAAGTTCCATCAGAATCTCTGTGGCTTCCTGACATAGTTCTCTTTGAAAAGTAAGTATCACATTGTTTCTTacttatggggaaaaaaataaattttttaaaaagtgaaaaaaagaaaagtaagtatcacagaagaaaacaattttgGTCAGATTAACACTAGGAATAGAAAATTCTGATTCAGGCAAAATacttaaaagaaatattcaattttaaataaaaaaaattgtttattaaaaCAGTTACCTGGCGTTGTGGTAGAAAAGTCCTAAAATAgcgcagggtgcggtggctcatgcctgtaatcccagcactttgggaggccgaggcgggcaattcatgaggtcaggagttcgggaccagcctggccaacatggcgaaaccctgtctctactaaaaatacaaaaacttagctgggcatggtggccggtgcctgtaatctcagctacttaggaggctgaagcaggcaaattgcttgaacccgggaggcggaggttgcagtgagccgagatggcgccatcgcactccagcccgggcgatagagtgagactccatctcaaaaaagaaaagaaaagaaaagtcataaAATAGAAATAGTCAATGctgggaaaaagaacaaaaactagcAGGTGCTCCACCGACTGCTAAGGTGAAACTGCTTTGATTGCAGCGCTGACGGCCGCTTCGAAGGCTCCCTGATGACCAAGGTCATCGTGAAATCAAATGGAACTGTTGTCTGGACCCCTCCCGCCAGCTACAAAAGCTCCTGCACCATGGACGTCACGTTTTTCCCGTTCGACCGACAGAACTGCTCCATGAAGTTTGGATCCTGGACTTATGATGGCACCATGGTTGACCTCATTTTGATCAATGAAAATGTCGACAGAAAAGACTTCTTCGATAACGGAGAATGGGAAATACTGAACGCAAAGGGGATGAAGGGAAACAGAAGGGACGGCGTGTACTCCTATCCCTTTATCACATATTCCTTCGTCCTGAGACGCCTGCCTTTATTCTATACCCTCTTTCTCATCATCCCCTGCCTGGGGCTGTCTTTCCTAACAGTTCTTGTGTTCTATTTACCTTCGGATGAAGGAGAAAAACTTTCATTATCCACATCGGTCTTGGTTTCTCTGACAGTTTTCCTTTTAGTGATTGAAGAAATCATCCCATCGTCTTCCAAAGTCATTCCTCTCATTGGAGAGTACCTGCTGTTCATCATGATTTTTGTGACCCTGTCCATCATTGTTACCGTGTTTGTCATTAACGTTCACCACAGATCTTCTTCCACGTACCACCCCATGGCCCCCTGGGTTAAGAGGCTCTTTCTGCAGAAACTTCCAAAATTACTTTGCATGAAAGATCAT
This genomic stretch from Pan paniscus chromosome 7, NHGRI_mPanPan1-v2.0_pri, whole genome shotgun sequence harbors:
- the CHRNB3 gene encoding neuronal acetylcholine receptor subunit beta-3, translating into MLPDFMLVLIVLGIPSSATTGFNSIAENEDALLRHLFQGYQKWVRPVLHSNDTIKVYFGLKISQLVDVDEKNQLMTTNVWLKQEWTDHKLRWNPDDYGGIHSIKVPSESLWLPDIVLFENADGRFEGSLMTKVIVKSNGTVVWTPPASYKSSCTMDVTFFPFDRQNCSMKFGSWTYDGTMVDLILINENVDRKDFFDNGEWEILNAKGMKGNRRDGVYSYPFITYSFVLRRLPLFYTLFLIIPCLGLSFLTVLVFYLPSDEGEKLSLSTSVLVSLTVFLLVIEEIIPSSSKVIPLIGEYLLFIMIFVTLSIIVTVFVINVHHRSSSTYHPMAPWVKRLFLQKLPKLLCMKDHVDRYSSPEKEESQPVVKGKVLEKKKQKQLSDGEKVLVAFLEKAADSIRYISRHVKKEHFISQVVQDWKFVAQVLDRIFLWLFLIVSVTGSVLIFTPALKMWLHSYR